A single region of the Brassica rapa cultivar Chiifu-401-42 chromosome A03, CAAS_Brap_v3.01, whole genome shotgun sequence genome encodes:
- the LOC103857646 gene encoding zinc finger protein 593 homolog, protein MGRCPTRKVKKRRLSHKTARRDKFEVKGDDLVYTELRKPETETKPLELNEDLPGMGQFYCLHCDRYFSKASVRDDHFKTKKHKKRVKIMNGPAPHSQLDADLAAGMGMPDNGPKLMAA, encoded by the exons ATGGGTAGATGTCCGACGAGGAAGGTGAAGAAGAGGCGTTTGTCTCACAAAACAGCTCGTCGCGACAAATTCGAAGTCAAAGGCGACGATTTAGTGTACACTGAGCTGCGTAAACCAGAGACGGAGACAAAGCCTTTGGAGCTTAACGAGGATTTGCCTGGGATGGGTCAATTCTACTGCTTGCATTGCGA TCGGTATTTCTCCAAGGCGTCTGTGCGAGATGATCATTTCAAGACGAAGAAACATAAGAAGCG TGTGAAGATAATGAATGGACCAGCGCCACACTCACAACTCGATGCAGATTTAGCCGCTGGAATGGGAATGCCGGACAATGGTCCAAAGCTCATGGCTGCTTGA